From a single Staphylococcus epidermidis genomic region:
- the ltaS gene encoding polyglycerol-phosphate lipoteichoic acid synthase LtaS, producing the protein MSLPKKKIGIFAFFLLTVFTITLKTYFSYYVDFSLGVKGLVQNLILLMNPYSLIALVLSVFLFFKGKKAFWFIFIGGFLLTFLLYANVVYFRFFSDFLTFSTLNQAGNVESMGGAVSASFKWYDFVYFIDTIIYLAILIFKRKWLDNRAFSKKFVPVVMATSVALFFLNLAFAETDRPELLTRTFDHKYLVKYLGPYNFTVYDGVKTIENNQQKALASEDDLTKVLNYTKQKRTEPNPEYYGAAKKKNIIKIHLESFQTFLINKKVNGKEVTPFLNKLSSGNQDFTYFPNFFHQTGQGKTSDSEFTMDNSLYGLPQGSAYSLKGDNTYQSLPAILDQKQGYTSNVMHGDYKTFWNRDQVYKHFGIDNFYDATYYDMSDDNIVNLGLKDKPFFKASADYQSKMKKPFYSHLITLTNHYPFTLDEEDASIDKPNTGDSTVDGYIQTAHYLDQALEEYITDLKKKGLYDNSVIMIYGDHYGISENHNNAMEKLLGEKITPAKFTDLNRTGFWLKVPGKSGGVNKEYAGQMDVMPTLLHLVGIDSKNYLMFGSDMFSKQHNNVVPFRNGDFITEDYKYVNGKIYSNKDNELLTEKPKDFDKNKKQVEKDLEMSDSVLNGDLFRFYKNPDFKKVNPGKYEYKSGPKGNEKK; encoded by the coding sequence TCTTCTTATTAACGGTATTCACCATTACTTTGAAGACATATTTTTCATATTATGTTGACTTTTCTTTAGGTGTCAAGGGTTTAGTACAAAACTTAATATTGCTTATGAATCCTTATAGTTTGATTGCACTTGTACTAAGTGTTTTCCTATTTTTTAAAGGTAAGAAGGCATTTTGGTTCATCTTTATTGGAGGATTTTTACTTACGTTTCTACTATACGCAAACGTTGTGTACTTCAGATTTTTCTCAGATTTCTTAACTTTTAGTACACTAAACCAGGCAGGCAACGTTGAATCAATGGGTGGTGCAGTAAGTGCTTCTTTCAAATGGTATGACTTTGTCTACTTCATTGACACTATTATCTATCTTGCTATTTTAATATTTAAACGTAAATGGTTAGATAATAGAGCATTCAGTAAAAAATTCGTACCCGTTGTGATGGCTACATCAGTAGCATTATTTTTCTTAAATTTAGCGTTTGCAGAAACAGATCGTCCCGAATTATTAACAAGAACTTTTGACCATAAATATCTTGTGAAATACTTAGGACCATATAACTTCACTGTTTATGATGGTGTAAAAACAATCGAAAATAATCAGCAAAAAGCACTAGCTTCTGAAGACGACTTAACTAAAGTGCTGAATTACACTAAGCAGAAACGTACTGAACCTAATCCTGAATATTATGGTGCAGCGAAAAAGAAAAATATAATTAAAATTCACCTTGAAAGTTTCCAGACTTTCTTAATCAATAAAAAGGTAAATGGTAAAGAGGTTACACCGTTTTTAAATAAATTATCTAGTGGTAACCAAGATTTTACGTATTTCCCAAACTTTTTCCATCAAACAGGGCAAGGTAAAACATCTGACTCAGAGTTTACAATGGACAACAGTTTATATGGCTTACCGCAAGGCTCAGCCTATTCACTGAAGGGAGATAATACGTATCAATCATTACCAGCTATACTAGACCAAAAGCAAGGTTATACATCTAATGTAATGCATGGTGACTACAAAACATTTTGGAATCGAGATCAAGTTTATAAACATTTCGGTATTGACAATTTCTATGATGCTACTTACTATGACATGTCTGACGACAATATTGTTAATCTTGGTTTAAAAGATAAACCATTCTTTAAAGCATCAGCAGATTATCAATCTAAAATGAAAAAGCCGTTTTATTCACACTTAATTACTTTAACTAACCACTATCCTTTCACATTAGATGAAGAGGATGCTTCTATTGATAAACCTAATACCGGTGACTCAACAGTAGACGGTTATATACAAACGGCACACTATCTCGACCAAGCTTTAGAGGAATATATTACTGACCTTAAGAAAAAAGGTCTATATGATAACTCAGTCATTATGATTTACGGTGACCATTATGGTATTTCTGAAAATCATAATAATGCTATGGAAAAATTATTAGGTGAGAAGATTACACCAGCTAAATTTACAGATTTAAACCGCACTGGCTTCTGGTTAAAAGTTCCAGGTAAATCAGGGGGCGTAAATAAAGAGTATGCTGGGCAAATGGATGTTATGCCTACATTACTACATCTTGTTGGTATTGATAGCAAGAATTACCTAATGTTTGGTTCTGACATGTTCTCTAAACAACACAATAACGTAGTACCGTTTAGAAATGGTGATTTTATCACTGAAGATTATAAGTATGTGAATGGTAAAATTTACTCAAATAAAGATAATGAATTGCTTACTGAAAAACCTAAAGACTTCGATAAAAATAAAAAACAAGTAGAGAAAGATCTTGAAATGAGTGACAGCGTGTTAAATGGTGACTTGTTCAGATTCTACAAAAATCCTGACTTTAAAAAAGTAAATCCTGGTAAATATGAATATAAATCAGGTCCAAAAGGGAACGAAAAAAAATAG
- a CDS encoding ABC-F family ATP-binding cassette domain-containing protein, with amino-acid sequence MSMEAYKIEHLNKSYADKEIFNDLNLSISEHERIGLVGINGTGKSTLLKVIGGLDEDFTADITHPNQYRIRYSSQKQDLNGHMTVFEAVLSSDTPTLRIIKKYEEAVNRYALDQSDSNFNKMMEAQEEMDQKDAWDYNAEIKTILSKLGIHDTTKKIVELSGGQQKRVVLAKTLIEQPDLLLLDEPTNHLDFESIRWLINYVKQYPHTVLFVTHDRYFLNEVSTRIIELDRGKLKTYPGNYEDYIVMRAENELVEQKQQEKQKALYKQELAWMRAGAKARTTKQQARINRFKQLESDVKTQHTQDKGELNLAYSRLGKQVYELKNLSKSINNKVLFEDVTEIIQSGRRIGIVGPNGAGKTTLLNILSNEDQDYEGELKIGQTVKVAYFKQTEETLDRDIRVIDYLREESEMAKEKDGTSISVTQLLERFLFPSATHGKKVYKLSGGEQKRLYLLRLLVHKPNVLLLDEPTNDLDTETLTILEDYIDDFGGSVITVSHDRYFLNKVVQEYWFIHDGKIEKIIGSFEDYESFKKEHERQAMLSKQTEQQNKHKHQPKKKTGLSYKEKLEYETIMTRIEMTETRLEDLEQEMINASDNYARIKELNEEKEQLEATYEADITRWSELEEIKEQ; translated from the coding sequence ATAAGCATGGAAGCATACAAAATTGAACATTTAAATAAATCCTATGCAGATAAAGAAATTTTTAATGATCTTAACCTATCTATATCTGAGCATGAAAGAATTGGATTAGTAGGTATCAATGGAACAGGTAAAAGTACATTATTAAAAGTCATTGGTGGTCTAGATGAAGATTTTACTGCAGATATTACCCACCCTAATCAATATCGCATTCGTTATTCCTCTCAAAAACAAGACCTCAATGGCCATATGACTGTGTTCGAAGCTGTTTTAAGTTCGGATACTCCTACATTAAGAATTATAAAAAAATATGAAGAAGCAGTTAATCGCTATGCGTTAGATCAAAGTGACTCTAATTTTAATAAAATGATGGAAGCACAAGAAGAAATGGATCAAAAGGATGCATGGGACTATAATGCAGAAATTAAAACGATTTTATCTAAACTAGGGATTCACGATACAACTAAGAAAATAGTTGAACTTTCGGGTGGTCAACAAAAAAGAGTTGTATTGGCTAAAACTCTAATAGAACAACCGGATTTACTTTTGCTAGATGAACCGACGAACCATCTTGACTTTGAATCCATCCGTTGGCTCATTAATTATGTCAAGCAATATCCACATACAGTTTTATTTGTAACACATGATCGCTACTTTTTAAATGAAGTATCGACGCGAATTATTGAACTGGATAGAGGGAAGTTAAAAACATATCCAGGTAATTATGAAGATTACATAGTAATGCGTGCAGAAAATGAATTAGTAGAACAAAAACAACAAGAAAAACAAAAAGCATTGTATAAACAAGAGTTAGCATGGATGCGAGCAGGAGCAAAGGCAAGAACTACTAAACAACAGGCACGTATCAATAGATTTAAGCAACTAGAATCAGACGTTAAGACGCAACATACACAAGATAAGGGTGAACTTAATCTTGCATATTCAAGGTTAGGTAAACAAGTATATGAATTAAAGAATTTATCAAAATCAATTAATAATAAAGTTTTATTTGAAGATGTCACTGAAATTATTCAAAGTGGTAGACGTATAGGTATTGTAGGACCTAATGGAGCGGGAAAAACAACATTACTTAATATTTTAAGTAATGAAGATCAGGACTATGAGGGTGAGCTTAAAATCGGTCAGACTGTTAAGGTAGCTTATTTTAAGCAAACAGAAGAGACACTTGACCGTGATATTAGAGTGATTGACTACCTAAGAGAAGAAAGTGAAATGGCTAAAGAAAAAGATGGTACCTCAATTTCAGTTACACAATTGTTAGAAAGATTTTTATTTCCGAGCGCTACACACGGTAAAAAAGTTTATAAACTCTCAGGTGGAGAACAAAAACGTCTGTATTTATTGCGTTTACTTGTTCATAAACCTAATGTACTCCTTTTAGATGAACCGACTAATGATTTAGATACTGAAACACTTACGATTTTAGAAGATTACATTGATGATTTCGGTGGTTCTGTCATTACGGTCAGTCATGATCGTTATTTCTTAAATAAAGTGGTACAAGAATATTGGTTTATTCATGATGGTAAAATCGAAAAAATTATTGGATCATTTGAAGATTATGAATCTTTTAAAAAGGAACACGAACGCCAAGCCATGCTATCTAAACAAACTGAACAACAAAATAAACATAAGCATCAACCAAAAAAGAAAACAGGACTATCTTATAAAGAGAAGTTAGAATACGAAACAATTATGACGCGTATAGAAATGACTGAAACGCGTTTAGAAGACCTTGAACAAGAAATGATTAATGCAAGTGATAATTATGCAAGAATCAAAGAACTTAATGAGGAAAAAGAGCAACTTGAAGCAACCTATGAAGCAGACATCACGAGATGGAGTGAGCTTGAGGAAATTAAAGAACAATAA
- a CDS encoding ZIP family metal transporter translates to MSDLFQNAPPYIQALIAGIITWLLTALGAAAVFIFKKVNDKVLNSMQGFAAGIMIAASFWSLLQPAIESSENSAMPWLPAAIGFILGGVFIRVLDYIIPHIHQNAQDKNQQQEGVPTSLGKNALLVLAITLHNIPEGLSIGVAFGGVVSGNSHATFLGAIGLAIGIGIQNIPEGAALSMPIRAAGATRWKAFNYGQASAIVEPIFATIGAAAILVVNPILPYALAFAAGAMIFVVVEELIPDSQSSNNTDLATLSLMIGFTIMMILDVALG, encoded by the coding sequence ATGTCAGATTTATTCCAAAACGCACCACCCTATATTCAGGCGCTTATAGCCGGAATAATCACGTGGTTACTTACTGCTTTGGGTGCGGCAGCAGTTTTTATATTTAAGAAAGTGAATGATAAAGTCTTAAATTCGATGCAAGGTTTTGCAGCTGGAATCATGATAGCAGCAAGTTTTTGGTCATTGTTACAACCCGCAATTGAATCGAGTGAAAATAGTGCTATGCCATGGCTTCCTGCAGCAATAGGTTTTATTCTCGGTGGCGTTTTTATCAGGGTTCTAGATTATATTATTCCCCATATTCACCAAAATGCCCAAGATAAAAACCAACAACAAGAGGGTGTGCCTACCTCTCTTGGAAAAAATGCATTACTTGTGTTAGCTATCACACTTCACAACATACCTGAAGGACTATCTATCGGAGTTGCATTCGGTGGTGTTGTATCTGGCAACAGTCACGCTACATTTTTAGGTGCGATTGGTCTAGCGATAGGTATCGGCATACAGAATATTCCTGAAGGTGCAGCACTATCGATGCCAATCCGTGCTGCAGGTGCAACACGTTGGAAAGCATTTAATTATGGACAAGCTTCAGCAATTGTTGAGCCTATTTTCGCTACTATCGGTGCTGCAGCAATTTTAGTGGTAAATCCTATATTGCCTTATGCATTAGCGTTTGCTGCAGGTGCAATGATTTTCGTTGTTGTTGAAGAACTGATACCTGATTCTCAATCAAGTAACAACACTGATTTGGCAACTTTAAGTCTAATGATTGGTTTTACAATTATGATGATTCTTGACGTTGCACTTGGATAA
- the recQ gene encoding DNA helicase RecQ, producing MMQETLSHYFGYKSFRPGQEEIITKILNHQHTLGVLPTGGGKSICYQVPGLMQGGTTIVISPLISLMKDQVDQLQAMGIQAAYLNSSLTHKQQKEIEEQIKRGAIQFLYVAPERFENTFFLNLLRKIEIPLIAFDEAHCISKWGHDFRPSYQSVIQKVFTLPQNFTIVALTATATAEVQQDIMSKLSIGQNDVVKTSTKRRNLIFKVNPTYQRQKFVVDYVANHEGQAGIIYCSTRKQVEELHEALNSEKIKSTIYHAGLTNKERIEAQNDFLYDRVEVVIATNAFGMGIDKSNVRYVIHYNMPGDLESYYQEAGRAGRDGLKSECILLFSERDKGLHEYFITVSQADDDYKDKMGEKLTKMIQYTKTKKCLEATIVHYFEPNENLEECNQCSNCIQENKTYDMTREAKMIISCIARMKQQENYSVIIQVLRGEVTDYIKHHHYNELTTHGLMKNYTTSELSHLIDELRFKGYLNENDEILMCDTSVKQLLNNHTKVYTTPFKQKTKEKVFINTVEGVDRALYRELVDVRKQLSDKLGIAPVSIFSDYTLEEFAKRKPESKQEMIAIDGVGSYKLKHYCPKFIETIQSYKTRI from the coding sequence ATCATGCAAGAGACTTTATCGCATTATTTTGGTTATAAGTCATTTCGACCAGGACAAGAAGAAATTATAACTAAAATATTAAATCATCAGCATACACTGGGGGTACTACCTACCGGTGGCGGTAAATCGATATGCTATCAAGTACCAGGTTTAATGCAGGGTGGCACAACTATTGTTATAAGTCCACTTATTTCTTTGATGAAAGACCAAGTTGATCAACTACAAGCAATGGGAATTCAAGCTGCATATTTGAATAGTAGTTTGACTCATAAACAACAAAAAGAGATTGAAGAGCAAATAAAGCGTGGTGCCATTCAGTTTTTATATGTAGCTCCAGAGCGCTTTGAAAATACTTTTTTTCTAAATTTATTACGTAAAATAGAAATACCCCTTATCGCTTTTGATGAAGCACACTGTATATCGAAGTGGGGACATGATTTTAGACCTAGTTATCAAAGTGTCATACAAAAAGTTTTTACCTTACCTCAAAACTTCACAATAGTTGCACTTACAGCTACGGCAACTGCTGAAGTTCAACAAGATATCATGTCTAAGTTATCAATTGGACAAAATGATGTTGTCAAAACAAGTACTAAAAGACGCAATTTAATCTTCAAAGTCAATCCGACTTATCAGCGACAAAAATTTGTTGTGGATTATGTTGCAAATCATGAAGGACAGGCAGGAATCATTTATTGTTCCACTCGTAAGCAGGTAGAAGAATTACACGAAGCTCTAAATAGTGAAAAAATTAAGAGCACAATTTATCATGCTGGTTTAACGAATAAAGAGAGAATTGAGGCGCAAAATGATTTCTTGTATGATCGTGTAGAGGTTGTCATTGCGACAAATGCATTTGGTATGGGTATTGATAAATCAAATGTACGTTATGTCATTCACTATAACATGCCTGGAGATTTGGAATCTTACTATCAGGAAGCTGGACGCGCGGGACGTGATGGTTTAAAAAGTGAGTGTATCCTTTTGTTTAGTGAACGAGATAAGGGATTACATGAGTATTTTATTACTGTATCCCAAGCTGATGATGACTATAAAGATAAAATGGGCGAAAAATTAACGAAAATGATTCAATATACCAAAACGAAAAAGTGTTTAGAAGCGACAATTGTTCATTATTTTGAACCCAATGAAAATTTAGAGGAATGCAATCAATGTAGTAATTGTATACAGGAAAATAAAACGTATGATATGACTCGTGAAGCGAAAATGATTATTAGCTGTATTGCTCGAATGAAGCAACAGGAAAATTATAGTGTTATTATACAAGTTTTACGTGGAGAAGTGACAGATTATATAAAACACCATCATTATAATGAATTAACGACACATGGGTTGATGAAAAATTATACAACATCTGAGTTATCACACTTAATTGATGAGCTACGTTTCAAAGGATATTTAAATGAAAATGATGAAATTCTTATGTGTGATACATCAGTGAAACAATTACTAAATAATCATACCAAGGTTTATACCACTCCGTTCAAACAAAAAACTAAAGAGAAGGTATTTATCAACACTGTTGAAGGTGTGGATAGAGCGTTATATCGTGAGCTTGTTGATGTACGTAAACAGCTAAGTGATAAACTTGGAATAGCACCTGTAAGTATATTTTCTGATTACACGCTCGAAGAATTTGCTAAGCGTAAACCTGAATCGAAACAAGAAATGATTGCTATTGATGGTGTAGGTAGTTATAAATTAAAGCATTATTGTCCTAAGTTTATCGAAACCATACAAAGCTATAAAACTAGAATATAA